One Mycteria americana isolate JAX WOST 10 ecotype Jacksonville Zoo and Gardens chromosome 21, USCA_MyAme_1.0, whole genome shotgun sequence genomic region harbors:
- the CITED4 gene encoding cbp/p300-interacting transactivator 4, whose product MAEHMMMSMSHGGTGLQSYRMGVSGLQGPPQHGQHVLRTLPTASQMMPYGGAGMDGAMRPRPNLSGQMGHHQMQNAMMFNGPSQQQQYMGPVGTQQLMASMHLQKLNTQYQGHPLGMSNGPMGAGAQQYRVGPSQHPGMQHMPSPALTLNVMDTDLIDEEVLTSLVLELGLDRIQELPELFLGQNEFDFISDFVSKQQPSAISC is encoded by the coding sequence ATGGCTGAGCACATGATGATGTCCATGAGCCACGGTGGCACCGGGCTGCAGAGCTACCGCATGGGGGTGAgtgggctgcagggacccccgcAGCACGGGCAACATGTGCTGAGGACACTGCCTACCGCCAGTCAGATGATGCCCTACGGAGGGGCTGGCATGGATGGTGCGATGAGGCCGAGACCCAACCTCAGCGGACAGATGGGCCACCACCAGATGCAGAATGCAATGATGTTCAATGGCCCAAGTCAGCAACAGCAGTACATGGGGCCGGTGGGCACCCAGCAGCTAATGGCTAGCATGCACCTACAAAAACTCAACACCCAGTATCAGGGTCACCCGCTGGGTATGAGCAACGGGCCCATGGGAGCTGGTGCCCAGCAGTACAGAGTGGGGCCAAGCCAGCACCCAGGCATGCAGCACATGCCCTCACCAGCGCTGACCTTGAACGTTATGGACACTGATCTTATAGATGAGGAGGTCTTGACATCCCTTGTCCTGGAACTGGGGTTGGACCGGATTCAGGAGCTGCCAGAGCTATTCTTGGGACAGAATGAGTTTGACTTCATTTCAGACTTTGTTAGCAAACAGCAACCCAGTGCCATCAGCTGTTGA